A window of Corallococcus macrosporus DSM 14697 contains these coding sequences:
- a CDS encoding 4a-hydroxytetrahydrobiopterin dehydratase — MASRPTLLAPEALQSFLSQHPEWKHEDGMIRRTYEAPTFLAGIAFVEQVAQAAEKADHHPDIDIRWRKVTLALVTHDAGGLTDRDTALAAEADRLFTEATRAR, encoded by the coding sequence ATGGCTTCCAGACCCACGCTGCTCGCACCCGAGGCGCTCCAGTCCTTCCTCTCGCAGCACCCCGAGTGGAAGCACGAGGACGGGATGATTCGCCGCACCTATGAAGCCCCCACCTTCCTGGCGGGCATCGCCTTCGTGGAGCAGGTGGCCCAGGCGGCGGAGAAGGCGGACCACCACCCGGACATCGACATCCGCTGGCGCAAGGTGACGCTGGCGCTCGTCACGCATGACGCCGGGGGCCTCACCGACCGGGACACCGCGCTGGCCGCCGAGGCGGACCGGCTCTTCACGGAGGCCACGCGCGCGCGGTGA
- the dapE gene encoding succinyl-diaminopimelate desuccinylase — protein MASIDLATRLARTTLELCRISSPITQEGPIADHVERWALHHFKPEEVFRVGHTLLLGRLEDPRPTVALIGHLDTVPAHPSDAGREARIEGERVFGLGASDMKGGLAVMMALAEDLRRDTLPVNLAFLFYEREEGAYAESGLIPLFDKRPDLAKVKFGIAMEPTDSVVQVGCVGSMQVTVRFTGRSAHSARPWQGENAIHKAGPLLAELLGRQRVEVNVAGFPFYEVINATLAKGGRARNVIPEAFELNLNYRFAPGKSIAQAKADVHALVAGRAEVEFTDASPSGPVVAGNPLFQKLMALTGLPAASKQAWTDVARFGEWGVDAINFGPGETAQAHQANESAPIPPLADAYEKLAAFLKGAG, from the coding sequence ATGGCTTCCATCGACCTCGCCACGCGGCTGGCTCGCACCACGCTCGAGCTGTGCCGCATCTCCAGCCCCATCACCCAGGAGGGGCCCATCGCCGACCACGTCGAGCGCTGGGCGCTCCATCACTTCAAGCCGGAGGAGGTGTTCCGGGTCGGGCACACGTTGCTGCTCGGACGGCTGGAGGACCCGCGCCCCACGGTGGCCCTCATCGGGCACCTGGACACGGTGCCCGCGCACCCCAGCGACGCGGGCCGCGAGGCGCGCATCGAGGGCGAGCGCGTCTTCGGGCTGGGCGCCTCGGACATGAAGGGCGGGCTGGCGGTGATGATGGCGCTCGCGGAGGACCTGCGCCGGGACACCCTGCCGGTGAACCTGGCCTTCCTCTTCTACGAGCGCGAGGAGGGTGCCTACGCGGAGAGCGGCCTCATCCCGCTGTTCGACAAGCGGCCCGATTTGGCGAAGGTGAAGTTCGGCATCGCCATGGAGCCCACGGACAGCGTGGTGCAGGTGGGCTGCGTCGGCTCCATGCAGGTGACGGTGCGGTTCACCGGGCGCAGCGCGCACTCGGCGCGGCCGTGGCAGGGGGAGAACGCCATCCACAAGGCGGGCCCGCTCCTCGCGGAGTTGCTCGGGCGCCAGCGCGTGGAGGTCAACGTCGCCGGCTTCCCCTTCTACGAGGTCATCAACGCCACGCTCGCCAAGGGCGGCCGCGCGCGCAACGTCATCCCCGAGGCCTTCGAGCTCAACCTCAACTACCGCTTCGCGCCGGGCAAGAGCATCGCGCAGGCCAAGGCGGACGTGCACGCGCTCGTCGCCGGGCGCGCCGAGGTGGAGTTCACCGACGCGTCGCCCAGCGGGCCCGTGGTGGCGGGCAACCCGCTGTTCCAGAAGCTGATGGCCCTCACCGGCCTGCCCGCGGCCTCCAAGCAGGCGTGGACGGACGTGGCCCGCTTCGGCGAGTGGGGCGTGGACGCCATCAACTTCGGGCCCGGTGAGACGGCCCAGGCGCATCAGGCGAACGAGAGCGCGCCCATCCCGCCGCTCGCGGACGCGTACGAGAAGCTCGCCGCGTTCCTCAAGGGCGCGGGCTGA
- a CDS encoding 2,3,4,5-tetrahydropyridine-2,6-dicarboxylate N-succinyltransferase, translating to MAPIEELSQRVSAAFADRTLLKDAAHVAAVRETLARLDAGELRVAEKGADGWKVNAWVKEAILLFFAVSEMQVMEVGPFEFYDKVPLKKGLDAAGVRVVPPGTVRYGAFVEKGAVVMPGYVNIGARVGAGTMVDTWATVGSCAQVGKHVHLSGGVGLGGVLEPPSASPVIIEDGAFLGSRSIVVEGVVVEEEAVLGANVVLTASTQIIDVTGPEERVYKGRVPARSVVIPGMREKQFPAGKYMVPCALIIGQRTKSTDQKTSLNAALRDFAVAV from the coding sequence ATGGCCCCCATCGAAGAGTTGTCCCAGAGGGTGTCCGCCGCGTTCGCGGACCGGACGTTGTTGAAGGACGCGGCCCACGTGGCCGCCGTGCGCGAGACGCTGGCGCGGCTGGACGCGGGCGAGCTCCGCGTGGCGGAGAAGGGCGCGGACGGCTGGAAGGTCAACGCCTGGGTGAAGGAGGCCATCCTCCTGTTCTTCGCGGTGTCGGAGATGCAGGTGATGGAGGTGGGCCCCTTCGAGTTCTACGACAAGGTGCCGCTGAAGAAGGGCCTGGACGCCGCGGGTGTGCGCGTGGTGCCGCCGGGCACGGTGCGCTACGGCGCCTTCGTGGAGAAGGGCGCGGTGGTGATGCCGGGCTATGTGAACATCGGCGCGCGCGTGGGCGCGGGCACCATGGTGGACACGTGGGCCACGGTGGGGAGCTGCGCGCAGGTGGGCAAGCACGTCCACCTGTCCGGCGGCGTGGGGCTGGGCGGCGTGCTGGAGCCGCCCTCCGCTTCGCCCGTCATCATCGAGGACGGCGCCTTCCTGGGCAGCCGCTCCATCGTCGTGGAAGGAGTCGTGGTGGAGGAGGAGGCGGTGCTGGGCGCCAACGTGGTGCTCACCGCGTCCACGCAAATCATCGACGTCACCGGGCCGGAGGAGCGCGTCTACAAGGGCCGCGTCCCCGCTCGCAGCGTGGTGATTCCCGGCATGCGTGAGAAGCAGTTCCCGGCCGGCAAGTACATGGTGCCATGCGCGCTCATCATCGGTCAGCGGACGAAGTCCACCGACCAGAAGACCAGCCTCAACGCCGCGCTGCGCGACTTCGCGGTGGCGGTGTAG
- a CDS encoding DUF6310 domain-containing protein, giving the protein MAAPEIAIGAVIVVGVVVVGVVIKDALDASELSGETPEEVSPSLQAEPAPQVPSANRKLKPEPAGQDWFPPGPPESLDRERNRRCEAIPVKHRGGDVAHDACADRVPPNRYPGMDVLVDGKRFDALQVGARVLWEIKTDQFDTYSLFLRDQVARDHVEEMREERGIAAACGYGFVFGVSSAAHKKALLELAPGLESIIVVTGCKR; this is encoded by the coding sequence TTGGCTGCCCCCGAAATCGCTATTGGCGCAGTCATCGTTGTGGGCGTGGTGGTGGTGGGAGTCGTCATCAAGGACGCGCTGGATGCGTCCGAGTTGAGCGGGGAGACTCCGGAGGAAGTATCGCCCTCGCTCCAGGCGGAGCCCGCCCCGCAGGTCCCCTCCGCGAATCGAAAGCTCAAGCCCGAGCCAGCAGGTCAGGACTGGTTTCCTCCAGGGCCGCCCGAGTCCCTGGACCGAGAGCGCAACCGCAGGTGCGAGGCCATCCCGGTGAAGCATCGAGGTGGAGATGTCGCGCATGACGCATGTGCCGATAGGGTTCCGCCCAACCGCTATCCTGGTATGGACGTGCTGGTTGACGGCAAGCGCTTCGACGCGTTGCAAGTTGGCGCTCGCGTGCTGTGGGAGATCAAGACGGATCAGTTCGATACGTACTCGCTCTTTCTGCGGGACCAGGTGGCACGCGACCACGTCGAAGAAATGAGGGAAGAACGCGGGATTGCCGCAGCCTGTGGATATGGCTTTGTTTTTGGGGTGAGCAGCGCCGCGCACAAAAAGGCCTTGCTCGAATTGGCTCCCGGCCTTGAGTCCATTATCGTCGTGACAGGGTGTAAACGTTGA
- a CDS encoding cell envelope biogenesis protein TolA, with product MTNESVNPQQTDDVSLTPAEAGLPPTPRRRAATKRKSASRAAGTRKSARKATTKRGTTRAKTPARGKTATRKSTTRKSATRATGRGARKATTRKTGTAGRTARKPGTRGTATKRSTTTRGGARKSSTRRTTTRR from the coding sequence ATGACGAACGAGTCCGTCAATCCGCAGCAGACCGACGATGTCTCCCTGACCCCGGCGGAGGCGGGCCTGCCGCCCACGCCGCGGCGCCGCGCCGCCACCAAGCGCAAGAGCGCTTCCCGCGCGGCCGGCACGCGCAAGTCCGCGCGCAAGGCCACCACCAAGCGCGGAACCACGCGCGCCAAGACGCCGGCGCGTGGCAAGACGGCCACCCGCAAGTCCACCACGCGCAAGTCCGCCACCCGGGCCACCGGCCGTGGCGCGCGCAAGGCCACCACGCGGAAGACGGGGACGGCGGGACGGACTGCCCGCAAGCCGGGCACGCGCGGCACCGCGACGAAGCGGAGCACCACCACGCGCGGTGGCGCCCGGAAGTCGTCCACCCGGCGCACCACGACGCGCCGCTGA
- a CDS encoding SelT/SelW/SelH family protein, protein MADPKVTITYCTAUGYRPRAARAAAALKDELDVEAVLLPGPSGSYEVAVDGKVVIRKASLAFPTDHEVVDAVAKVLGR, encoded by the coding sequence ATGGCCGACCCGAAGGTGACGATTACCTACTGTACCGCTTGAGGCTACAGGCCTCGGGCCGCCCGTGCGGCGGCCGCGTTGAAGGATGAGCTGGATGTCGAGGCGGTGTTGTTGCCAGGCCCTTCGGGCAGCTACGAGGTCGCCGTGGATGGCAAGGTCGTCATCCGGAAGGCATCACTCGCATTTCCCACGGACCACGAGGTGGTGGACGCGGTGGCGAAGGTGCTGGGGCGGTAG
- a CDS encoding lipocalin-like domain-containing protein, with the protein MSNGRGLLVGTAVVLVGLAAAVVALTREQPLPAPRQGGTLTVASAMSGGTEGYARAVAPRDFNFPEDHGPHPEYRTEWWYWTGNLEAEDGRAFGYQFTLFRNALAPETEGAPRDSAWGARQVYMGHFTVTDVAGGTFHASERFSRVALGLAGATARPFKVWLEDWETASVGASTWPMRLRARSDTVALELLLAPGKPPVLHGERGLSQKSAERGNASYYYSMTRMPSRGTVKVDGRTYTVRGQSWMDREWSTSALGPDQVGWDWFSLQLSDGSELMYYQLRHRDGAPDAFSSGLWVPPEGAGEPVHVGRDAMRLTVLDTWKSPRSGGEYPSRWRMQVDALGLDLTVTPRVADQELPVTVRYWEGTVGLEGTRAGQPVSGRGYVELTGYADTPGPRRRESRTRGTPDVETTQHPR; encoded by the coding sequence ATGAGCAACGGCCGGGGACTCCTCGTGGGAACGGCGGTGGTGCTGGTGGGCCTTGCGGCCGCGGTGGTGGCCCTCACGCGCGAGCAGCCCCTGCCCGCGCCGCGCCAGGGCGGCACGCTGACGGTGGCCAGCGCCATGAGCGGCGGCACGGAGGGCTACGCGCGCGCGGTGGCGCCTCGCGACTTCAACTTCCCCGAGGACCACGGCCCGCATCCGGAGTACCGCACGGAGTGGTGGTACTGGACGGGAAATCTGGAAGCGGAGGACGGGCGCGCCTTCGGCTACCAGTTCACCCTGTTCCGCAACGCGCTGGCCCCCGAAACGGAGGGCGCGCCGCGTGACTCCGCCTGGGGCGCGCGGCAGGTGTACATGGGCCACTTCACGGTGACGGACGTGGCCGGTGGCACCTTCCACGCCTCGGAGCGCTTCAGCCGCGTGGCGCTGGGCCTGGCGGGCGCCACGGCGCGGCCCTTCAAGGTGTGGCTGGAGGACTGGGAGACGGCCAGCGTGGGCGCGTCCACCTGGCCCATGCGGCTGCGCGCGCGGTCGGACACGGTGGCGCTGGAGCTGCTGCTGGCGCCGGGCAAGCCGCCGGTGCTCCATGGCGAGCGGGGCTTGAGTCAGAAGAGCGCGGAGCGCGGCAACGCGTCCTACTACTACTCCATGACGCGCATGCCCTCGCGCGGCACGGTGAAGGTGGACGGGCGCACGTACACGGTGCGGGGCCAGAGCTGGATGGACCGCGAGTGGAGCACCAGCGCGCTCGGCCCGGACCAGGTGGGCTGGGACTGGTTCTCGCTCCAGCTCTCCGACGGCAGCGAGCTGATGTACTACCAGCTCCGCCACCGGGACGGCGCGCCGGACGCGTTCAGCTCCGGCCTGTGGGTGCCACCGGAAGGCGCGGGCGAGCCGGTGCACGTCGGCCGCGACGCCATGCGACTCACGGTGCTGGACACCTGGAAGAGCCCGCGCAGCGGCGGGGAGTACCCCTCACGTTGGCGCATGCAGGTGGACGCGCTGGGTCTGGACCTCACGGTGACGCCGCGCGTGGCGGACCAGGAGCTCCCCGTCACCGTGCGCTACTGGGAAGGCACGGTGGGCCTGGAGGGGACGCGCGCGGGCCAGCCCGTCTCGGGGCGTGGCTACGTGGAGCTGACGGGCTACGCGGACACGCCGGGGCCCCGGCGCCGGGAGTCCCGGACACGCGGGACACCGGATGTGGAAACCACGCAGCACCCCCGGTAG
- a CDS encoding cupin domain-containing protein — MAHHLDDILPEWALGMLEAPAQASVEQHLAACARCRAMADRLVSTHAALASLVVPPPAVLARLMDQMEGPGRLARFADRVAAFFDLPRERALALLEAVSDPSAWMPGPVEGSELMPVEPGPAREGTMAAILRLQPGVRYPRHTHHGREWNLVLEGGFREDDGHEVWPGEALEKTDGSAHGFTALPEGPACLCASILEGATSFEEAFADG, encoded by the coding sequence ATGGCGCACCATCTGGACGACATCCTGCCCGAGTGGGCCCTGGGGATGCTGGAGGCCCCGGCCCAGGCGTCCGTCGAACAGCACCTCGCGGCGTGCGCGAGGTGCCGGGCGATGGCGGACCGGCTGGTGTCCACCCATGCGGCGCTGGCGTCCTTGGTGGTCCCACCCCCCGCCGTGCTGGCGCGGCTGATGGACCAGATGGAGGGCCCCGGCCGGCTCGCCCGCTTCGCGGACCGGGTGGCGGCCTTCTTCGACCTGCCGCGCGAGCGGGCGCTGGCGCTGCTGGAGGCGGTGAGCGACCCGTCCGCGTGGATGCCCGGGCCGGTGGAGGGCTCGGAGTTGATGCCGGTGGAGCCGGGCCCCGCGCGGGAAGGGACGATGGCCGCCATCCTCCGGCTCCAGCCCGGCGTGCGCTACCCCCGGCACACCCACCATGGCCGCGAATGGAACCTGGTGCTGGAGGGCGGCTTCCGCGAGGACGACGGACACGAGGTCTGGCCCGGCGAGGCGCTGGAGAAGACGGACGGCAGCGCGCATGGCTTCACGGCGCTGCCTGAAGGCCCGGCGTGTCTGTGTGCCTCCATCCTGGAGGGCGCCACGAGCTTCGAGGAAGCGTTCGCGGACGGCTGA
- a CDS encoding DUF5953 family protein, whose protein sequence is MMQARLHVAVYAPALVGDDGRTLVVVHGVERALPGLRLEWEVDKRGRLIKLPQRDAWLTEAAARGVFPLLCNGDERYPVTITGLKTPASQAPGGQPLLDVHADLPLDAKVIAAASSVLEGVAEGASAFWGHVSPEGYGSEVAQQIRRSPRGPERSPRGLPMLEPPENISSPEIPHWLGWLNYWSVAAAQAIGFPDPARDVDLLSRSRRTATGGWVVQLTDAPLDYDNPAHLDALGRVYERFPAIGARSVP, encoded by the coding sequence ATGATGCAAGCTCGCCTCCATGTCGCAGTCTACGCGCCCGCACTCGTGGGCGATGATGGCCGCACGCTCGTCGTCGTCCACGGGGTTGAGCGGGCTCTTCCAGGTCTGCGCCTGGAGTGGGAAGTCGACAAGAGAGGGCGCCTCATCAAGTTGCCGCAGCGCGACGCCTGGCTCACTGAGGCGGCAGCACGCGGAGTGTTTCCGCTGCTATGCAACGGTGACGAGCGCTATCCCGTGACGATTACCGGCTTGAAAACACCCGCGAGCCAGGCACCTGGAGGCCAGCCGCTGCTTGATGTGCATGCGGACTTGCCGCTCGACGCGAAGGTCATCGCGGCAGCATCAAGTGTGCTGGAGGGCGTTGCCGAAGGCGCGAGCGCGTTCTGGGGACACGTGTCGCCGGAGGGTTACGGCTCGGAAGTCGCTCAGCAGATCCGCCGCTCACCTCGTGGCCCGGAGCGGTCACCGCGCGGACTCCCCATGCTCGAGCCCCCAGAAAACATCAGCTCACCGGAGATTCCTCATTGGCTGGGATGGCTGAACTACTGGTCGGTCGCTGCCGCACAAGCCATTGGATTTCCGGACCCGGCCCGCGATGTGGACCTGCTCTCGCGCTCACGGCGTACCGCGACGGGGGGGTGGGTGGTTCAGCTCACCGATGCGCCGCTCGATTACGACAACCCCGCCCACCTGGACGCGCTTGGGCGCGTCTACGAGCGCTTCCCGGCGATTGGAGCGCGCTCGGTGCCTTGA
- the glpK gene encoding glycerol kinase GlpK, with the protein MPKAKYVLALDQGTTGTHVSILDTKLRVVGRSYKEFTQYFPKPSWVEHDLEEIWASSEWCIARALKNAGLRGGDIAAIGITNQRETTGLWMRGSGQPLSHAIVWQDRRTADQCRRLKEQGVEPRVREVTGLVVDPYFSGTKLTWMFDHLKGARAKAEKGDVCFGTIDTWLVYKLTGGAAHVTDVSNASRTLLMDLTTLQWSDEMRALLSVPAACLPQIRGSAEVYGTTRGMRSLPDGIPVAGMAGDQQSALFGQACFEPGESKCTYGTGAFLLMNTGTEPVRSSAGLLTTVAWRLGGTGTTTYALEGSSFIAGAAVQWMRDGLKVIKRAPDIEALAASVKDSGDVVFVPALAGLGAPHWRPEARGLFAGIDRSTTVAHMARAVLEGIALQIHDLAEAMRRDSGRDIPVFKADGGAAANNLLMQFQADVLGVPLVRPRNLETTSLGAAFLGGLGAGIWDSPDAIRRAWKADKTFKPKMKADARERHLAKWKRAVERA; encoded by the coding sequence ATGCCGAAGGCGAAGTACGTCCTGGCCCTGGACCAGGGCACCACTGGAACGCACGTCTCCATCCTCGACACGAAGCTGCGGGTGGTGGGCCGCTCCTACAAGGAGTTCACCCAGTACTTTCCCAAGCCCTCCTGGGTGGAGCATGACCTGGAGGAAATCTGGGCCAGCAGCGAATGGTGTATCGCCCGGGCGCTGAAGAACGCCGGCCTGCGCGGGGGTGACATCGCCGCCATCGGCATCACCAACCAGCGCGAGACGACGGGCCTGTGGATGCGCGGCAGCGGCCAGCCGCTGTCCCACGCCATCGTCTGGCAGGACCGCCGCACCGCCGACCAGTGCCGCCGGCTCAAGGAGCAGGGCGTGGAGCCGCGCGTGCGCGAGGTGACGGGCCTGGTCGTGGACCCGTACTTCTCCGGCACCAAGCTCACGTGGATGTTCGACCACCTGAAGGGCGCGCGCGCCAAGGCGGAGAAGGGCGACGTGTGCTTCGGCACCATCGACACCTGGCTCGTCTACAAGCTCACCGGCGGCGCGGCGCACGTCACCGACGTGTCCAACGCCAGCCGCACCCTGCTGATGGACCTGACGACGCTCCAGTGGAGCGACGAGATGCGCGCCCTGCTGTCCGTGCCGGCCGCGTGCCTGCCGCAGATTCGCGGCTCCGCGGAGGTGTACGGCACCACGCGCGGCATGCGCAGCCTGCCGGACGGCATCCCCGTGGCGGGCATGGCGGGGGACCAGCAGTCCGCCCTCTTCGGCCAGGCCTGCTTCGAGCCCGGCGAGTCCAAGTGCACCTACGGCACCGGCGCCTTCCTGCTGATGAACACCGGCACGGAGCCGGTGCGCTCGTCGGCGGGCCTGCTCACCACCGTGGCGTGGCGGCTGGGCGGCACCGGCACCACCACATACGCGCTGGAGGGCAGCAGCTTCATCGCCGGCGCGGCGGTGCAGTGGATGCGGGATGGCCTCAAGGTCATCAAGCGCGCGCCGGACATCGAGGCGCTGGCCGCCAGCGTGAAGGACTCCGGGGACGTCGTCTTCGTGCCCGCGCTGGCCGGCCTGGGCGCGCCGCACTGGCGCCCGGAGGCGCGCGGCCTCTTCGCCGGCATCGACCGCTCCACCACCGTGGCCCACATGGCGCGCGCGGTGCTGGAGGGCATCGCGCTGCAGATTCACGACCTGGCGGAGGCCATGCGCCGCGACAGCGGGCGGGACATCCCCGTCTTCAAGGCGGACGGCGGCGCGGCGGCCAACAACCTCCTGATGCAGTTCCAGGCGGACGTGCTGGGCGTGCCGCTGGTGCGCCCGCGCAACCTGGAGACCACGAGCCTGGGCGCGGCCTTCCTGGGCGGCCTGGGCGCGGGCATCTGGGACAGCCCGGACGCCATCCGCCGCGCGTGGAAGGCGGACAAGACGTTCAAGCCGAAGATGAAGGCGGACGCCCGCGAGCGGCACCTGGCCAAGTGGAAGCGGGCCGTGGAGCGCGCGTGA
- a CDS encoding ABC transporter permease — translation MKGLLVRSSLRHLGRHPWLTALSLLGIALGVAVVVSIDLASGSALRAFERSTDAVAGRATHQLVGGATGVPESVYQALRVRPGAPVAAPVVEGYVQAAVGDKRTLTVLGVDPFAEAPFRDYARGEAVGNVSALLTEPGAVMLSARAARALGLSTGDALPVRLEGLEKSLRVVGLLEPGDEDTARALEALVLMDVSSAQELLGHTGRLSRVDLRLTGGAEQEQALAATLPPGLELVRAAARAGTVEQMTRAFRTNLTALSLLALVVGMFLIYNTMTFSVVQRRGLLGRLRAVGITRRELFALVLGEAAVLGAVGTVAGLLLGVLLARGLVELVTQTLNDLYFVVSVRRLALEPFTLFKGLALGLGATLLAALVPAWEAARSPPVTTMRRSTLEDVSRGRAPRLAVLGLGVLAAGAALLRWPTQALLPAYGGLFSVLLGAALLVPWATQTVAALAARPLGLAFGLLGRMAARGVHTSLSRTAVALAALMVAVATTVGVGLMVSSFRGTVVSWLDTSLQADVFISPPSLVARRGGATLLPGLAETLRSTPGVAGSSTLRVASVRVDGVPTDLMAVDFSRTPVRPYTFKQGDAATAWRELESSPDTILVSEPFSFHRGVDVGDTVRLATDQGPRDLRVVGVYFDYGSDVGTLLMPRATYERWFDDRGVSGVALYAAPGQDVDALVASVRERAGDRQALLVRANRSLRQASLEVFDRTFTITQVLRLLAIGVAFVGVLSALMALQLERAREFAVLRATGLTPEQLWGLVSLQTGLLGLLAGLFSVPLGVGLAYVLVHVINQRSFGWTLQLALTPATLVQAVVLALVASALAGLYPAWKMARANPALALREE, via the coding sequence GTGAAGGGGCTGCTGGTCCGCTCCAGCCTGCGTCACCTGGGCCGCCACCCGTGGCTGACGGCCCTGTCGCTGCTGGGCATCGCGCTGGGCGTGGCGGTGGTGGTGTCCATCGACCTGGCCAGCGGCAGCGCCCTGCGCGCCTTCGAGCGCTCCACGGACGCGGTGGCCGGGCGCGCCACGCACCAGCTCGTGGGCGGCGCCACGGGCGTGCCGGAGTCGGTGTACCAGGCGCTGCGCGTGCGCCCCGGCGCCCCCGTGGCCGCGCCCGTGGTGGAGGGCTACGTCCAGGCGGCGGTGGGCGACAAGCGCACCCTCACCGTGCTGGGCGTGGACCCCTTCGCGGAAGCGCCGTTCCGCGACTACGCCCGAGGCGAAGCGGTGGGCAACGTGAGCGCGCTGCTCACCGAGCCGGGCGCGGTGATGCTGAGCGCCCGCGCCGCGCGCGCCCTGGGCCTGTCCACCGGCGACGCGCTGCCCGTGCGCCTGGAGGGCCTGGAGAAGTCGCTGCGCGTGGTGGGCCTGCTGGAGCCCGGAGACGAGGACACCGCGCGGGCCCTGGAGGCGCTGGTGCTCATGGACGTGTCCAGCGCGCAGGAGCTGCTGGGGCACACCGGCCGGCTGTCGCGCGTGGACCTGCGGCTGACGGGCGGCGCTGAACAGGAGCAGGCGCTGGCGGCCACGCTGCCGCCAGGGCTGGAGCTGGTGCGCGCCGCCGCGCGGGCGGGCACGGTGGAGCAGATGACGCGGGCCTTCCGCACCAACCTCACCGCGCTGTCGCTGCTGGCGCTCGTGGTGGGGATGTTCCTCATCTACAACACCATGACGTTCTCCGTGGTGCAGCGGCGCGGGCTGCTGGGCCGCCTGCGCGCGGTGGGCATCACCCGCCGCGAGCTGTTCGCCCTGGTGCTGGGTGAGGCGGCCGTGCTGGGCGCGGTGGGGACCGTGGCGGGCCTGCTGTTGGGCGTGCTGCTGGCGCGCGGGCTGGTGGAGCTCGTCACCCAGACGCTCAATGACTTGTACTTCGTGGTGAGCGTGCGGCGGCTGGCGCTGGAGCCCTTCACCCTGTTCAAGGGCCTGGCGTTGGGGCTGGGCGCCACGCTGCTGGCCGCGCTGGTGCCCGCGTGGGAGGCGGCGCGCTCGCCGCCGGTGACGACGATGCGCAGGTCCACGTTGGAGGACGTGTCGCGCGGGCGGGCCCCTCGGCTCGCCGTGCTGGGGCTCGGGGTGCTGGCCGCCGGCGCCGCGCTGCTGCGCTGGCCCACCCAGGCGCTGCTGCCCGCGTATGGCGGCCTCTTCTCGGTGCTGCTGGGCGCGGCGCTGCTGGTGCCCTGGGCCACGCAGACGGTGGCCGCGCTGGCGGCGCGGCCCTTGGGCCTGGCCTTCGGCCTGCTGGGACGCATGGCCGCGCGCGGCGTGCACACCAGCCTCAGCCGCACGGCCGTGGCGCTGGCGGCGCTGATGGTGGCGGTGGCCACCACGGTGGGCGTGGGCCTCATGGTGTCCAGCTTCCGCGGCACGGTGGTGTCGTGGCTGGACACCTCGCTCCAGGCGGACGTGTTCATCTCCCCGCCCTCGCTGGTGGCGCGGCGCGGAGGCGCCACGCTGCTGCCCGGGCTGGCGGAGACGCTGCGGAGCACGCCGGGCGTCGCCGGCAGCAGCACCCTGCGCGTGGCGAGCGTGCGCGTGGACGGCGTGCCCACGGACCTGATGGCCGTTGACTTCTCGCGCACGCCAGTGCGGCCCTACACCTTCAAGCAGGGCGACGCCGCCACGGCGTGGCGCGAGCTGGAGTCGTCCCCGGACACGATTCTCGTCTCGGAGCCCTTCAGCTTCCACCGCGGCGTGGACGTGGGCGACACCGTGCGGCTGGCCACGGACCAGGGCCCGCGAGACTTGCGCGTGGTGGGCGTGTACTTCGACTACGGCTCCGACGTGGGCACGCTGCTGATGCCGCGCGCCACCTACGAGCGCTGGTTCGACGACCGGGGCGTCAGCGGCGTGGCGCTGTACGCGGCGCCCGGCCAGGACGTGGACGCGCTGGTGGCCTCGGTGCGCGAGCGCGCCGGAGACCGCCAGGCGCTGCTGGTGCGCGCCAACCGCTCGCTGCGGCAGGCGTCGCTGGAGGTCTTCGACCGCACCTTCACGATTACGCAGGTGCTGCGGCTGCTCGCCATCGGCGTGGCCTTCGTGGGCGTGCTGAGCGCGCTGATGGCGCTGCAACTGGAGCGGGCGCGGGAGTTCGCCGTGCTGCGCGCCACCGGGCTGACGCCGGAGCAGCTGTGGGGCCTGGTGTCGCTCCAGACGGGGCTCCTGGGGCTGCTGGCGGGGCTGTTCTCCGTGCCGCTGGGCGTGGGGCTGGCCTACGTGCTGGTGCACGTCATCAACCAGCGCTCCTTCGGGTGGACGCTGCAGCTCGCGCTGACGCCGGCGACGCTGGTGCAGGCCGTGGTGCTGGCGCTGGTGGCCTCGGCGCTGGCGGGCCTCTACCCCGCGTGGAAGATGGCGCGCGCCAACCCCGCGCTGGCGCTGCGGGAGGAGTGA